A segment of the Flavobacterium azooxidireducens genome:
ATTTAAACTTATTAAAGAAAGACTATCCAAATGCCAGTATTTTATTAGACAATCGAATAGTTTTCAATATTAAAGGTAATAAATACAGACTAATTGTAAAGTTTAATCTCCATTATCAGACGGCTTGGATTCGATTTGTTGGAACACATTCCGAATATGATAAAATTGACGCAACAAAAATATAACGATGAATATAAAACCAATAAAAACAGAACAAGATTATCAAATGGCTTTACAGCGATTAGAAGAAATTTTTGATGCAAAACCAAATTCAATAGATGGCGATGAACTTGAAATTCTTTCAATTTTAATAGAAAAATACGAATCAAAAAATTTCCCAATTGACATGCCGGATCCAATTGAAGCCATTAAATTTAGAATGGATCAACTGGGTATGAAGCAAAAAGATTTGGCTGAAGCCGTTGGTTTTAATAGTCGAGTGAGTGAGATTTTGAGTAAAAAAAGAAAATTAACGATTGAAATGGTTAGAAATCTAAGCGAAAAATTGCGAATTCCAACTGAGGTTTTAATTCAAAAATATTGATTTTTTCAGTTTATGTTTTCTTATCATAATCACTTAATGGTTTAAAAATTGCCAACTCAAAAACATAAAATACTTTTCCTTTTTTTAAGTTTCGCTTTAATCGGAACGTTTTTACTTAACCTCAGTTTAGGTTCAGTTTCTATTCCAACAACCGAAATTTTTAATTCGATTATCGGTAATGAAATTAAAACGTCGTGGGAAATCATTCTGTGGAATTTCCGTTTACCAAAAGCTTTCACCGCTATTTTAGTAGGAATGGGCTTGTCGATTTCAGGATTATTAATGCAAACGTTATTCAGAAATCCATTAGCCGGACCTTATGTACTCGGATTAAGTTCAGGCTCAAGTCTTGGTGTGGCTTTTGTGATTATGGGAGCCGGTTTTTTACCTAGCTTTTTAGTATCAGATTACGGAATTGTTTTGGCTTCTTCCATCGGAAGTTTTTTAGTTTTAATGGCAGTTTTGGTGGTTTCTCAAAAATTACGAGATACGATGGCTATCTTGATTGTCGGTTTGATGTTTGGAAGTTTCACCAGTGCGATTGTGAGTGTGTTGAGTTATTTCAGCACTGCTCAGGAATTACAAAAATTCACCTTTTGGTCAATGGGTAGCTTGGCTAATTTACCGTGGAATTCCATTCTGATTTTAGCCATTTGTTGCGGTTTGGGATTAGTGTTGAGTATTTTCAGCATCAAACCATTGAACGCATTATTATTAGGAGAAAATTACGCCAAAAGTTTAGGTTTGAATTTCAAGAAAACGCGTTTAATAATCATCTTTGCCACTAGTATTTTAGCCGGAAGCATCACCGCTTTTGCAGGACCAATTGCTTTTGTGGGACTGGCTGTTCCGCATTTAGCGAAATTACTTTTTCAAACCAGTAATCATTTCATTCTATTTTGGAGCACATTACTAATTGGAGCCATTTTGATGTTGGTTTGCGACAGCATCGCTCAACTCCCCGGTAGCGATTATACGTTGCCAATTAATGCCATAACTTCTATGGTTGGAGCACCAGTCGTGGTTTGGTTATTGGTTAGAAAACGAAAAATAATGATTTAATATAAACCACATAGAAACATAGCTTATGATAACGCAAAAATATTTAGATGAATTGACTTATGAAGTTGTCGGTTCTGCAATTGAAGTTCATAAATTTATGGGAAGAGGTTTGTTAGAAAGTGTTTATCATTTATGTTTGGTTGAAGAGTTAACACATAGAAAAATAAATTTTTTAACAGAGATGAAAGTTCCTGTAATTTACAAAGGAAAATCTTTAGATATTAATTTCAGATGTGATTTATTTATTGAAAATTGTTTAGTAATTGAAATCAAGTCAGTGATAGATATACATAAAATTACTGAAGCTCAACTTTTAAATTATATGAAACTATTAAAAGCTCCCAAAGGAATTTTGATTAATTTTAACTGTAGTAATATTTTTAATGAAGGACAAAAAACTTATGTAAATGAATATTTCAAAAAATTACCGCAATACTAACTCTAAAAATAAAGCTTGCTTTATTCTCTATGTTTTAGAGAAAAGAAATTCCTATGTCTCTATGTGGTTTAATTAGCTAAAAATCAGCAACTCAAAAAAATGATTCTCCAAACCAAAAATATCAACATCGGCTACACTTCTAAAGCAACTACCAAAATGGTAGCTTCAGACGTTGCAATTAGTTTGGAACCCGGAAAATTAATCGGTTTAGTAGGAGCCAACGGAATTGGGAAATCAACGTTGTTGCGAACGATTACCGGAATTCAAAAACCACTTTCAGGAACCGTTTTATTGAACGAAAAATCAATCGAAGTTTTTGAACCATTAGCTTTAGCTCAACAAATCAGTGTTGTGTTAACCGAAAAATTACCACCAAGCAATTTAACCGTTTATGAATTAATTGCGTTGGGAAGACAACCTTACACGAATTGGCTGGGAAAATTAACTGAGGATGATAAAATTAAAGTCGATAAAGCCATTGAACTGACTGAAATCAATCATCTAACTCATCAAAAGCATTACGAAATTAGTGATGGACAAATGCAAAAAGTGTTAATTGCGAGAGCATTGGCTCAAGATACTCCACTAATTGTTTTGGATGAACCTACTACACATTTGGATTTACTTCATAAAGTTTCATTATTTAAACTCTTGAAAAAATTAACCGCTGAAACCCAAAAATGCATTTTATTTTCCACACACGATATTGATTTAGCCATTCAATTGAGTGATGAAATGATTGTGATGGATGGTAAAACAGTAATTCAAGATGAACCATGTAATTTAATTTCAAAAGGTGTTTTTTCTAATTTATTTAAAAACGAACATATTCAATTTGATGCCGATAAAGGAAAATTTACAATTATTTAATTTTTCCCTTTCAACAAATTAATACTCACGGTTGCATAATCTGTATTTGGGAATTTATGAAATAATTTTGCGTCGGGTTGCAATCCGGCTTCGGTAGCAATTTTGTGTAAAACATCAATTTCCACTATGTATTGATCAGAAAACCCGTGAGTGGCATCATAAGCTGTTGCTGCTGTTTTGCCTAAATTTTTTGCCGTTAATTCCGATGAAATCGTATGCAATTCAATTAAAAGCAAACCGTATTTTGCCACAAAAGGCGACCATTTTTTCAAATGTTCTAATAAATTATCTTCCACATCATTATTGGTAATTCGCTCACCTCGAAAAGCAAAAGCTCCGGTAGATTTACTCAATCGATTTGGTGTTGTTGTTTTCGGATTTTCCCAGATTCGGTTATGGTCTAAAAAAGTTCGAACATTGAGCAAATCATTTAATTGAATTCCGTAATTTTCGTTTAAATCTTTCGCTAATAAATCGGGCTGGCCAATATCGCCCCAAATCACTTTTGCCCAAATATCAGCATTAATCAAATTGGCTCTGGTAACTTTCAATGCCGCTTGATTATAATCGGCTCCAACCAAAAATAGGGGATAATCATCCAACATTTTTCCTCGTAACGTTTGTCGATCAATCACTTCAAAAATATGCTGAATAAACGCTCCGTTGCCACATCCCATATCCAAAATACCTTTCGGTTGTTCTTCAATCGGACGGTTGAAAAGTTCGATGATAATGTCATCAATTACTTTAAAATAAGTAGCGTGAGCACCGCCGCTTCCCCAAACGTTCATTTCGCGGTCCACGTGCAATTCGTCTTCGCCTAAACCTACATTTCGCAACACATTTGGATTACCAAAAATCAATTCATCTACTTTTCGAAACATTGGTAAATAGGAAACAGTTACGCCATAAGCTGCTACTTTTTTGGCAAAAAATAATCCGTTTTCTGTGAATTGATAAAATTCGTTTTTTTCGGTGAACCAACCTAAATGGACAAAAAAGTTCAAAATTTGAGTAAAATGTTCCGGTTGTTTGTGAAACTCTTCGGGTTTAAAACTCGTTTCCATAAAATATTTATGAAACATACCATTCATTCCTAATCGGACTAAAGTTGAACCCACTAAATTCCCTTCAATGTGTTTTAAAATTTGTTTTTGAATGGAAAGTGTCGTTTCATCATCCGAAAAAGTGATTCCGAAGTGATTTTTATATTTTTCAAACAACGGTTTT
Coding sequences within it:
- a CDS encoding type II toxin-antitoxin system HigB family toxin gives rise to the protein MRIISRKTLREFWEIHADSEQALKTWFQEVENSNWENLNLLKKDYPNASILLDNRIVFNIKGNKYRLIVKFNLHYQTAWIRFVGTHSEYDKIDATKI
- a CDS encoding helix-turn-helix domain-containing protein, which produces MNIKPIKTEQDYQMALQRLEEIFDAKPNSIDGDELEILSILIEKYESKNFPIDMPDPIEAIKFRMDQLGMKQKDLAEAVGFNSRVSEILSKKRKLTIEMVRNLSEKLRIPTEVLIQKY
- a CDS encoding class I SAM-dependent methyltransferase, with translation MQDKSLLRSQLFQHLDGLVTAPVAYALWEKGVLDYLFSEKSVSLSDLSTQFKSNEGYLNVAMRVLASQGFIDFKVDNQSNEVTYSINSKSKIAFDLFPLYKDVVELSKFAGNFHNRVFQEEPFLRLKPLFEKYKNHFGITFSDDETTLSIQKQILKHIEGNLVGSTLVRLGMNGMFHKYFMETSFKPEEFHKQPEHFTQILNFFVHLGWFTEKNEFYQFTENGLFFAKKVAAYGVTVSYLPMFRKVDELIFGNPNVLRNVGLGEDELHVDREMNVWGSGGAHATYFKVIDDIIIELFNRPIEEQPKGILDMGCGNGAFIQHIFEVIDRQTLRGKMLDDYPLFLVGADYNQAALKVTRANLINADIWAKVIWGDIGQPDLLAKDLNENYGIQLNDLLNVRTFLDHNRIWENPKTTTPNRLSKSTGAFAFRGERITNNDVEDNLLEHLKKWSPFVAKYGLLLIELHTISSELTAKNLGKTAATAYDATHGFSDQYIVEIDVLHKIATEAGLQPDAKLFHKFPNTDYATVSINLLKGKN
- a CDS encoding ABC transporter ATP-binding protein, translated to MILQTKNINIGYTSKATTKMVASDVAISLEPGKLIGLVGANGIGKSTLLRTITGIQKPLSGTVLLNEKSIEVFEPLALAQQISVVLTEKLPPSNLTVYELIALGRQPYTNWLGKLTEDDKIKVDKAIELTEINHLTHQKHYEISDGQMQKVLIARALAQDTPLIVLDEPTTHLDLLHKVSLFKLLKKLTAETQKCILFSTHDIDLAIQLSDEMIVMDGKTVIQDEPCNLISKGVFSNLFKNEHIQFDADKGKFTII
- a CDS encoding GxxExxY protein; this encodes MITQKYLDELTYEVVGSAIEVHKFMGRGLLESVYHLCLVEELTHRKINFLTEMKVPVIYKGKSLDINFRCDLFIENCLVIEIKSVIDIHKITEAQLLNYMKLLKAPKGILINFNCSNIFNEGQKTYVNEYFKKLPQY
- a CDS encoding iron ABC transporter permease, translating into MPTQKHKILFLFLSFALIGTFLLNLSLGSVSIPTTEIFNSIIGNEIKTSWEIILWNFRLPKAFTAILVGMGLSISGLLMQTLFRNPLAGPYVLGLSSGSSLGVAFVIMGAGFLPSFLVSDYGIVLASSIGSFLVLMAVLVVSQKLRDTMAILIVGLMFGSFTSAIVSVLSYFSTAQELQKFTFWSMGSLANLPWNSILILAICCGLGLVLSIFSIKPLNALLLGENYAKSLGLNFKKTRLIIIFATSILAGSITAFAGPIAFVGLAVPHLAKLLFQTSNHFILFWSTLLIGAILMLVCDSIAQLPGSDYTLPINAITSMVGAPVVVWLLVRKRKIMI